ACGTGTGTGATCACAGGCAGTGCCTCTGCCTGCTGTTGTGCAGAAAGGCAAAGAACACAGAAGCAAATGTTGGACTTCAGGACAGTATTTATTCCCTGTAATTTGCATCCTTGATGGAGGTGAGGAGGAGTTTAACATCAGCAGAGCAAGGCTGAGGGATCAGGTCTTCCTCTCACATCCAGAACaaaacacagccacagaggaccTGGAGGAATtctgccaggctgccctggcccaCGCTTCTTAATGTGATCTTCCTCTTTAGTctgttttaattattattaattaacaATATTCCCACAGTTGTGAGACCAAGTTGTTTCAGCAGTCAGGATTTCGATTCCCCAACTGGCAATATTCCATTTTATTGCCTCCCTGGCTTTTACTTTGCTGagcagtaaaaataatttgcctgctgcttgctGCAGTTCCATTTGCAGGTGTAAAAGCTTGCTCAGGTAACCAGACTGCAGGTTCTCCCTCGGGCCAGGGAATGTGGAGGGCCCAGCTCATGCTCTGAAGGATCACCACAAGAGAAGGCACGGCTGTATGAGCTGTGTGAGCTCAGTCACTGCGGGCTGTGCCGGCGCTGGGGTTGCAGAAGGTGCATCCACCATGACCTTCCGCCCACACAGGCCTTGGGCAGCCCTCAGGTGGTTTTCATACTAAAGAAGAAATCAGCATTAGTTAGGCTGCAAAATCCACACACTACAGGATGAAGCAAATCCATTTAGTCCGAATGGGGTTGGATGCTCCTGAGATCAATGATTTTCCTTCCTATCCTGGCATGACACTGCAAGAGCAGCCAGAAGCTTGCCTAATGGATTCCAGACCTCTTTACTTATAATAATATTATGGCTATACATGGTTCTCTTTGTCTCAAGTAAACAATGAAGTGATCCACTGTGACAAATGTTTAAACATCATAGGGATGGTTCTACCCAGTCTATATTATAACTTGcttgatttttccttctgacaTACCCAATTCATTGCCAATTCATAGCACTTAAACTAGGGCAAGgaaagaaatgctgaaataaaaaccaattacataatttttttgAGCCAGGAAGATCCAAAAACTACTTTACAAGCTGTAGGTTAATCCTGACATCCTTCTTGGGACAGTTCCTTACACTGTCAGTTCTCTGCAGTACTGGGATTTGCATGTCATCATGTAGTGTCTTCTAGAATGGGCATATTTTTAGCTGTGCTCAGATGAATGTAGTACAGGAAGTTAACAACTTGAACAACATCTGTCATCACAAAAACTTGAAAACTtgtttggaaatgtttttaacTGTATTTAAGTTTTTTATGCCTGGGGGTATATCCATACCTGTCAGGATTCAAAGATCTATTCTGATCTATTCTGCATCTTTAAAATGCTCATCTGTACACAGGAACCATTCTTACGGTAGGATatcacacacacatatatatatatatacacacacacacacacacagtgtgtTTGTGAAGTGCTAAATAAAAACACTTGTTTTCCCTGCAGACAGAAGAGCTGGGATAAGTTTAGGACACATTAAAATGGCAACATAAACTgaaaagttgatttttttaGACTGGAAACCTGGTGTGTTACCAAAGCAGGTGTCATAATCTAGAATAATGGAAATTCAGGTAGAAAATGTACAACAGGTCTTTTAATAGACTCAGTGATTTTAAAAATGGGGATGGAAATTATAAATCCAGTAAGTGTTCACTTCTTCACTGATAGTATGGTTACATTTTGAGAAGACAGTACTGAGGTCATTCATCAAATATAGACTGCAGCAGAAAATCAGACTCTGAAACTAAGCTTAACTTCTGTAGGTCAAAATTATCATATTTTCATCTATATAACCTGCAGATTAtctaaaagagaaataaatagcCAGGCAACCCACTCCCCACTGTTTTAGCAATTGCTATAGTACACAAATCTGTCATTTTCTGAGGGAGCTGTTTACTCAAAGTCCTCTTTTGCATGCTAAACATCTTGCCTGTGATCACCAGTGCCTATTGCTATTTTTTCTGTATCCAACTCACACTGAATCATCTGTGCTCTTGGTTCAGAGGCTCTAAGTTCCAAAAGCTGCAGGTTACAAGAATGAAAATATAGAAGCTAGTGTAGTGTTTTACATGCTGAAATACAGGGGATAAATAGGGTTTTGATAAGGAAGCATCTACTTATTTCTTCCACTGAGCAAGGAAAGGACTAGGGGAAAAGAACAATTTTGTGGAAGCGCAATTTTGAGGGGAGCACAAACAGCTCACTGGGGAAGAAGTGAGTGTTACTGGAGTGGCTTATCAATGCTCATCTCCTGCCAACACAGGACAAGGAGCATATGGGATGTGCTCACCTGATCCTAACATACACGGCCTGCTTAACGCTTtgggaaaagcaaagaaacagaACAGGAGTCAGTCATGAGAGGTGACCAGGAATCAAGCCTTCAAGAATATTGAATAGTTTCAATTTATAATGTTAGAGCAAACTAATAGTACATCAATTAGCAGATGCAGTCATTTTTGTACATGGACACACACATGTTAAGCCAGGATACCATTACTGTACTACAAATGTAGTTCTTAAATTATGTGGCAATTTTAACTGGAGACTGGAAAATCAATGTGCAAAAAAGCTGGAAGAATTAGagcaaggaaaaaggaaagaggaagtGAAAAGGAGAAGGCTCACAACAAAGCACAAGGAATTCTCTCAAGCAGCCTCAGCCTCTTCTGTTTGAGCAAGTGCTGCTGGAATGGTCCTTCAGTCTGATCTGCACTGGATACATCCAAGACTGGCGCCAGTGCCAAGCAACCTCCTCTATCACTGAATTAACCATCACTTCTTTCCCTATTGCAACAAATCTTTAGCTCTATGTGCTCTCTATTTACACTTGAAGGGCAATTGATGAAAGCAAAGGACCATTACTGTTACCATCCCATCTGCAACCCAGCGATACCCAAAGGTTTCAGACTGACATCAGTGCTGAGGCTTCATGTGCTCCACAGCTCCGGGAACTGCTGTCATCTTTTTCACCCTGCACATTCTTAGATCACTTAATTTCGCCAAAACTCAACACTCAGCCTTCTGGAACTCTTCTAAAACACAGTGGTGACTCGGTACTCACTCTGCATCCTTCCAAGTACTAATGCTTTCTTGGTAAGAAGAAAAGTCCCTGCCTTTCTTGACACCTTTTTCAGAGAAATGTTTTACTCAGCTCTCTCCCTTTGCTTTCATCTTCCTTGCAAAAAAAGTCCATAATAATTCAACGTCATTTTGTATGTGgctgtgtttaattttttctatttatactGCAAGCTCTGCTTGCTCCCTTAGATCTGCCTCCCTTTTGGTCTGAGGGGTTTTGTTGgaggttttgtcttcctttcaCAGCATTTAACCTTACAGTAGCCTACTTGTGTCACTCTGTCAAATGAGATCAAGCAAAGCTTTTTTGGCTGTGCATATAAAAAACTAACCTGGTTTTAATGTTGTTTCTGTGTCTCATGCCACAAATAGAGAGGATTTGTGACATCTCACATGGAAGCTATCCCAACGTCACTATAAATAAAGTCTTTTAAAACCAGAGCAACAGATACACATAGCAATTAGTCTTTGAGACCAGAACTACTTTTATAGTTGATGCAGATTTGTAGTTTGTTTGCATGACATAGTAGTAAAACTGTTCAGCACAGAAAGATGGCAGCACCTGTTTCTCCAAGAAAAGGATTAAAAGATGACTTAATATATTTCAGAGTAAGACATTACTCCTAAGCAGTAATTCAATAAGACAGGTCACGATGTAAATAATTATGCGCTAGAAGTGGTGCTGTTCAGCCTGAATTCACAGGCACTTCCAAACACAGGGGACTATTCACACTTCAAAACAGCAAAAGAATATATCTCAGTATGGCTTTGCTTACTTACCAGGCAGATGTACTCTGAAAAGACACCAGGGGTGGGCTTAAAGCATCTCCTTTTAAGGTGTGTACTGTCTGTGATGTTcgaggctggggctgagtttGAGGCTGTGTCTCTGGCTGAGGCTGTGTCTGTCTTGGGTCCTGAGCTGGATTAATCCATCGACTCTGGCCCGGTGTCATCCACTTTCCATGGATTCCCCAGCGGGCCAGGTAAAATTTGCAAATATCATAGTTCATTGAAGAGTAATATAAAAGGTCCAGTATCAGTAAGATCACCACAAAAAAGCCATAGATCCACACTCCCAACAGTGCACTGTAGTTGctgtgaaaggaagaaaagggacAACAACTATCTCTCAGTAGTGGTCACTGCGTTAGTTCATCAAGGTTGTTTGTTTCATTAATTATTTATAGACGTCTGAAACAAAATATTGTTCCAAAGCGTGTGTCTTTAAAATTAAGCTATTTTTTCAATATGAATACTGCTATAAGCATGGTTTTTAGAAACTAAATCTGGCTGTCTTAAAAAACTTTTTGTCCTTCTCATCTGTCCATAGGCTTTCCAGAATGGCTGCTAAAGAGACCTCTTAATATGGCTAGCAATAAATTTTAGGAAGGAAGAACATTGGCAAAATAATGTTAGACAATGCACTTCACAGGAAGGAAAATATGTACAACACTGAGATGTATATATTGGTATATTTATAATGTGTATATATAGATAAAGGCCATGGCAATTATATGGTGCAGAGAGCTGTAAATCTGTAACAGATGACTAATGGTATTaaaagaaaggagggaaaaacaggaggaaaaagtgTAAGGGGTCAAAAATGTGGAGATCAAAAAGGGGAAGAAGTGCTAATGCCCTGCTGGAGATGAAgtattattaaaagaaaaatgactgTCAGGTGTAAATGCAGTTTGGATTGGAAACTGTGTGAGTGGGGAGAATGAGATCAAAACGGAGATGGAAAGAAATGTATAAAAATGAGATTGTTaagtagaaagaaaaagaaaggctgATCTAGACCCATGAGCGAATGTGGAAGTACATATACTGGAGACTATAAAACCAAGAGGAAGTTGAAGGGATGTTAGTAAAAAATGTCATTAGGAAGGCAGTCTCAGATTTATATCCAAATTATATCCAAGTCATAGGTGGGCAGCCCACATCTGCATGGAGCTGAACGCAAAGCTGAACACACACTCAACTGTGCTCTCCTTTCACAGCCAGTCAGAAAAACTTGGCGGAAATCATATTTTTTTAGGACATTGGTCAAAATGGAAGAGCttcaagaattaaaaaaaggatGAGAAGACATGCAAAGCAGGTATTTtggtattttaaaaacatgtcCTCCAGCCTTTCTAGatcaaaatatttcaagtcTCTGCTTTGAACTTTCATTTCTATTTAAACTATTGTATGACTCTTCCAttttatacttttaaaaaatcaggatttGAAACAAGAAATCAGAATTTTACTGTCTGTGTTGCTGTCTGTCAGCACTTCAAGAGAGTGATTCTTCCTTTCAGGGAATGATTTTTCCACTACACAGCTATAATGCCCTTAGATTAAATGAAGTTCCATTTTAAATAACTAAGTAACAAAAGGAAGGTCCAAGCTGTTAATGGCTCACTTCCTGTATAACTTTAGGACTACACAAGCctagaattaaaattaaaaaaaaaagaaagaaatcagaacATTTCCAGAAGGATTAGAAGTAGGCAAATTTTAATGTTCTGAAAACCCTTAACTCCAGAGTCTTTAACTCTGCTAAACTTACACATGCAAGCCTAACTTCACACAACAGAGGGTAGATCTTAGTAATGCACTAAAATCTGCAGTTCAGGCCCTTAAGAGTAAAACAGGACCTGGTTAATCCAGGCTTCTCACCAGTGCTGTTCTTGACTTCCAGTAGATTTAGTCCTACTGGGGGTAAATTCTTCTATTTTCTGTTAACATAAATAAAATGCAAGCAAAAGCTGGAAAAGTCAGGAAGAAATGCATTTGGATAAATCCCATTCTTGCTCATCATTACTTCCAATAGGACCCATTTTGCTTACAGATGAGCTGTATTTGACCCACACTTAGAAAACATATTTGTTTTGGCAACAATGTGAGAAGCAAAAACATTCCTTCTAGTTAactcaaaagattttttttttttttgtattttgggtatttAATTTTATCCACCAAAATTTTGACTAGTGAAAATTAGAGCTATTTTGAGTGTTTCAATTTAAAGCAGTACTTTAACAATCATGCCAATATGTAAGCTATTCATCTGCTCCTCCTAAAAAACATCTGTTTCTCACAAGTACAAAAAATGAAAGGCTGCTTTATATTAATTAACAGGCAATGGGACAACAGCACTATCAAGAGCCTTGTGAAAAATCACAAGTAAAAATAGTAAGTAGTATGTTTAGTATGCAGAAGGATATTCCATACATTGATACCTTCTGTTTCTCCAACTATTAAGGTGGAAGAAAATGGCAGTTTTTCTGATGGCTactaataaaaatgaaaactgacCTGCAAATCAAGATGTCCTCATTAGAAAATAAACAATCTTATTTACAGGGATTAACAGTAAGGCCAGAAACACAGAAGAGAACTCAGAATCCAAAAACTTCTAGGACTTGCTCTCATTTCACTGACCTGAATGATTTAATTGTCAGTTTATTCTTGCAATCTGGTTTTCCTGgtctttcttttaatttttact
This Agelaius phoeniceus isolate bAgePho1 chromosome 5, bAgePho1.hap1, whole genome shotgun sequence DNA region includes the following protein-coding sequences:
- the SHISAL1 gene encoding protein shisa-like-1 isoform X1; its protein translation is MTSCGQQSLNVLMVLVSLLLSAVLSAHFRVCEPYTDYKGRYHFGFHCPRLSDNKSYIFCCHHNNTVFKYCCNETEFQTVMQMNLTGNADGYMHNNYSALLGVWIYGFFVVILLILDLLYYSSMNYDICKFYLARWGIHGKWMTPGQSRWINPAQDPRQTQPQPETQPQTQPQPRTSQTVHTLKGDALSPPLVSFQSTSACMKTT
- the SHISAL1 gene encoding protein shisa-like-1 isoform X2, coding for MTSCGQQSLNVLMVLVSLLLSAVLSAHFRVCEPYTDYKGRYHFGFHCPRLSDNKSYIFCCHHNNTVFKYCCNETEFQTVMQMNLTGNADGYMHNNYSALLGVWIYGFFVVILLILDLLYYSSMNYDICKFYLARWGIHGKWMTPGQSRWINPAQDPRQTQPQPETQPQTQPQPRTSQTVHTLKGDALSPPLVSFQSTSA